The genomic DNA TCGGCCATCCCCCACCCGGCCAGCGCCTTACGCAACTGAGCCCGCGCCAGCCCCACGCACCTGGGATGCCTGCGCCACTGCCACTTCATCACGTGCATGTCAGGAATGCCCGCCTGATCGGTCGCCCTACTCGGCATCTGCTCCCGCCTCAAAGCTGGTACTCGGTCGGCTGCTGTGGACATGCCGCACAGTGGCATTACCGCTGGTCGCATTTCGATACCGCCCGCATCCCTCCTTCACTCGTTTCGGTATCACCTTGTATCTTCCCGGTCTCATCCGGAGTATCGTGAGGGCCTCAAGCAGCCAGGGGTGAGGCAGCCTATGGGCGAAGAAGTGGTGGCCATCAAGGCATTGGTCCGGCAGCGCCACCTCAGCTACGCGGGTTTCTGCCAGGAATGGGAGAAGATCGCGGAAGGGATTGACAAGAGGCTCAGCGGCAGCCACCCTGGGCACGCCCAGTTCTACCGGTGGTTAAAGGGAGACCTTCGGAGCGGAAAGCCTCGCACCGACTCCTGCAGAGTCCTTGAGACTATGTTTCCCGGCTGGACGATCGATGAGCTTTTCGCTCCTTACCGTGTAAGAGCGTCAGACAACCACCGGAAACTTCCCGGCCAGGGAAATCGACACCTCGACCTGACGGGTGTCTACATGTCCCGGCCGCAACTCCTGTCCGAGGTGCCGCTTGACGAAATGATCGAAAACGCCTCCCTCGTTCGGGCAAGCGGACTCTCCCTCAACCTTCTCGTTCAGCACTACCCGGACGCACAGATTCGCCGCTTGATCGAGTCCGGCACACGGTTCCAGTTACTCTTCCTGGATCCGGGCAGCGAGGCGATGAAGGTTCGCGAGCGCGAGGAAGGGTACGACATCGGGTTCCTGGCCGGCCTCACCGAGATCAACCTGAGGATCGCGAAGGAGCGCGTGCGCTCTCTTCTGGAGACAGAGAAACGCGATCGAGTCGAGATCGGCATCTCGAATGAGACCCTCAGGTTCAACATCACCCTCATCGATGACGCGACCGGGGTGATCCAGCCTTATCTTCCGCAGGCTCGCGGTGTGGATTCTCCGACGTTTCTGGTCGAGCGCAGGGCACACGGCGGTGAGCTTTTCCACGCGTACGAGCAGATCTTCACCTCACTCTGGGATCGAGCGACACTCCTATGACCGACCTTGCCGATCTACTCAAAGTCGCCGACGGCGCCGTCGAACTCGCCAAGTCCATCATCGTCAGCCGCGACCCCGGCGAGATCACCGCCAAAGGCGACCGCGACATGGCGTCCGCGGTCGATTTCGCCGTCGAGGCGTCGGTGCGGGAGTATCTGGCCGGTCTGACTCCGGACATCGCCTTCCTGGGCGAGGAGGAAGGGAAGTCGCCGAAGGCAGGGCGGTTCATGTGGGCCCTGGATCCGGTTGACGGCACCGCAAACTTCGTTCGCGGTATCCCGCTCTGCTGTGTCTCTCTGGGGCTCTTCGATGGTAAGCGCTGCGTACTCGGCGTCGTCGACCTGCCGTTCATGGGTGCCCGGTACCACGCCGTCGAAGGGGGTGGCGCGTACTGCGGATCAAGAAGGATCCACGCGAGCGGCACAAGCGACGTGAGCGCCGCCATCGTGTCCATCGGGGACTACGCCGTCGGCCCGGACGCGCGCGTGCGCAACGAGCAGCGGCTGGCGATCACCGAGCGGCTTGCGGGACGGGTTCAGCGGGTGCGTATGTGGGGAACCGCGGCCCTGGACCTGGTGTGGGTCGCGGAAGGGAAGACCGACGCGAGCGTCATCTTGTCCAACAACCCTTGGGACACGTCGGCGGGCGTCGTGATTGCGCGCGAAGCCGGTGCGCGAGTTGTCTCCGCGTCCGGAAGCGCACACGACATCGACTCGGGCGAAACCATTGCCGTGGCCCCGGAGTTGCTTCCCCAGATCATTTCGCTGGTCCAGGAACAGTGAGCTGAATTTCTCGCGCGGAAGGGAGATCCGTGGACATCGATGAAGGCCGCATCTTTCGCGAGGCGTGGATTGAGGGGGTCAGGAAGCACTTTCCCGGCGAGCCGAAGCCCGGGTACGTCACACCGTGGGAGCAGACCCCGGACTGGGAGCGGGAGGCCGCGGCGGTCGTGGGTCGGCAGGTGCGGGAGTTCATCGAGCTGTCAGGCGGCAGCACGGCTCAACTGAGCAGGGAACAGCGCGGGCGCTTCGTCGCCACGTGCTGGATTGCGCAGATCCACTACCGCATCGAGGACCCGAAGCCAGGCTATGTCGCGGACTGGTCCGAGCTTCCCGGGTGGCAGCAGGAGACGGACGCGGACATCTTCGACGCCATCGAGAGGGCATCGGATCGGCGGTGAGAGCCCGGGGCGGGGGCTGTCCAGGAAGCGGGCCCCCGTCGACGCGTCGACGGGGGCCGTTCGCTACCTCGTGCCGGCTACGCCGATCAGATGGCCCTCGGGGTCTGTGAAGTGGCCTACCACCAGGGTTCCCGGGGTGCCCTCCGGGCCCATGCGGCGGGTGCCGCCCAGGGTCTCGGCCTTCTGGAGTGCCGCTTCCACGTCGGGGACGCCCACGTAGAACAGGACGCGGCCCTCGTAGCCCTCGCCGCCGCCGATGCCGCCGTTGATTCCTCCGTCCGTCGTGCTGCCGTCCACGAAGCCGTAGGTGCCGGGCTGGGAGACCGACTCGGTGGCCGCGTCGCCGACGCCGAACTCCCACCCGAACAACTCGCCGTAGTAGCTCCGGAGCTTCGCGGGGTCGCGTCCGATGACCTCGAAGTGCACCACGGGGTTTCCCATTGGATGTCCTTTCTGCGCTGATTGCCGAGTCGTCAATCATCGACCCGGGCCGGCGGCGAAAGTCATCGGTCAGGCGCGTTCCAGCAGCGTGGCGATCTCCGTGAAGCCGCGGTTGTCCGCGTGCTGGAGCGGCGTCACGCCGTCCTTGTCGGCGATGGCCGGGTCCGCGTCGGCGGTGAGGAGGAGGGCGACGATCTCCTGATGGTCCTTGCCGCCGTCGCCGAGGATCACCGCTTCGAGGAGGGCGGTCCAGCCGAGGTCGTTGACGTGGTCGACGTCCATGTCCGTGTGCTCGGTGACCCAGCGGACGTACGCGACGTGGCCGCGTTCCGGGGCGGGGATCAGCGACGTGCCGCCAGGGGGTACCGCCCACGCGCGCCCAGCGCGCTGTGGGGGAGGTTGGTGAGGGGCGTGGCACGGCCGGGCGAGGCCGAAGCGCGGCTGCCCGGACGGGGCCGGGCGGAGGAGCCGGGCGGAGGAGGCCGGGCACCAGGGCCGAGGCCCGGCTCTTGTGAGGCGGCCAGGAGGCACAGCCTTCCCGCGTACGGTCCGGCGCGTGCGGCCGGAGATCCACGGCGGCCGGGGCGGAGAGGCGCACCGCGCGCAGGATCCGACGCCCGGTCGGTCCCGGCGGCGGGCTCGCCGCGGGCGGGCTCGCCGCGGGCGCCTGCCCACGCGCCGGCAGGCACCACATGGTGCGCCGACCCGTCGCGCAGGCGTACGCACTCACCCGGCTCGGCGTGCGCGGTCGCAGACGCGCACGCGGCGCGCGCTGCCCGTACGCCGCGCGCCCCCCGTCCTCAGGAGATCGGGTCCGGGCCCGCCTGCGGTGTGGTCGGGCGGGAGGGCGGGTCGGCGGGGGCGGGGGCGAAGAGCGGGGCCAGCACCTCCAGATCCAGGGCCTGCAGCGCCTCCGCCAGCGTGCTACGGGGGCGGCGCGTGCCCGCCGTGCGCAGCACGCCCGTGAGCGGTCTGGCGTCCGCGACCGCCAGCGCCGCGGCGATCGCCTCCGCCGTGTCCCGTACCTCCGCGAACTGCGCCACCCGCCCCGTGCCGCCACGCGGTGCCCGCTCAGGACCGCTCGGCGCCGCCGCGCCGCCGCCGCCCGGCGACGCGCTCTGCGCCACGTCCCGTACGGTCGCCGCCACCGACGCCGCGCCCGACGCGCGCCACGTGAACTCCGCCGTCCGCTCCCCGCCCCGGTACACCGCGATCCCCGCCGCGCCGTCCGCCGCGTACAGCGCCACCGCGGACCAGCCCTCGCCCCGCGTCATCGCCGCCGCGGCGGCGAGCAGCGCGTCCGGCGACGGCGCTTCCCCCGCCGCCGTACGGCCCCGCGGCCACCGGCCCGGCGCGCGCCCCGGCACGCGCACCGGCGGCCGGCCCGGCTCCGGGCGCTGCCGGGTGCGCAGTTGGGCGCAGGTGCGGGCGCCGCCGGTGGCGGTCAGGCGCAGCCGCAGGCCCGCCGCGTGGGCCGCCTTGTCGACCGCGGCCGGCGGTGCGGTGCAGACGACGATCCCGGCGTACGGGGCCGGCTCGGGCCCGGCGCCGGTGCCGGCGGGCCCGAAGGCCGCGCCGGGCCCTGGGGCGTTGTCCGGCCGGGGGCCGAACAGCGGGACGCGCCGGGCGAGTTGGGCCCGTACCTCCTGGCGGGCGAGGAGGAAGCGGCGCCGGATGGCCTCGGCGTCGTCGCCGGGCTGCGCCCAGGGCATGCCGCGGGCGTCCGAGCCGACGGCGCGGAAGACCTCCAGCGCCTCGTCCCAGCGCCGGGCGCGGACGAGCGCGGCGGCGAGGCAGTTGCGGAAGCCGGCGGCCTCGGGGTCGCCCGGCTCGTAGTGCGCGGACAGCTCAAGCGCGCGTTCGACGGCCCAGGTGGTGGACGAGCCGGGGGCGTCGGCGGGGTCGGGGCCGCCGGACGGTGCGCCAAGGGCCCGGCTCGCGCCCAGCGACGCGGCCTCCAGCGGCAGCGCGTGCAGCAGCGACCCCGGCAGCGCCTCCTCCGCCGACTCCTCCGCGAAGACCATCAACTCCTCAACGTCCGCGCCCCCGACGACGGCGAGGTAGCGCAACGCCGCGACGTGCGCCCCGTGGTGGCCGGGCGCGCGGACCACCGCCTCGGCGAACCGGGAGACGAACGCCTCCCGCGGCGCCCGTACGGCGGTGGCGTGTTCGAGGGCGATGCGCCACGGCACGGGGTCGCCGGGCGCCTGGGCGGCGGCCAGCCGGACGAGGGGCAGGACGTCGCGCAGCACGGCCCGGGAGTCGGTGGCGGGAAGGCCGCCGGCGCCGTACGGGCCCCGGGCCCGCCGCCCACTGCCGGAGCCGGCACCGGCCGCGCCGGCGGATCCAGCGGTGCCGGGGGTTCCGGCCGCGCCGGCGGTTCCGGCGGTTTCGCCCGCTCCCGTACGGGGACCCCCGCCGCCCCCCGGCGCCGGGCCCCCCGGGCCGGCGCCGGTGTCGGCCGCCGCGCCCGCGCCCGGCACCGCCCCCGTACCCGTACCCGGCCGGCCGTGCTCCGTTCCCGCACCGGGCCTTCCGTACCCGGGCCCCGCGCCCGGCACCCCGTACCACGGCCACGACTCGGCGTCGGCCACCCCGGCCCACGCGCCATCCGCCCCGTCAGCGTCCCCGGAACCATCTCCGGCACCGTCACCGCCCCCGGTACCGGCAGAAGACCCCGCCCACGGCGCCGGCACCGCCCCGCCCCGCCGCCGTACGCCCCACCCCTCGAACCGCCGTCTGCGCGGCCCGTACCGCTCCACCCGCCACGCCCGCAGCAGCCGCTCCGCCTCGACCACCGCCGCGTCCCCGCACTCCGGGTCCCACTCCCGCCACCGCCGCAGCCACCCGCCGTCGTCGAGGGCCGCGGTCGCCAACTCCGCGACGTACGTGTCCCGCCGCTCCCACTCCGCCGCCCGCCCGGCACCGGCGAGGAGTTCGCGGGCCGGGCGGAAGTCGCCCGCCTCGGCGGCCGGCAGGACCGCACGGACGCGGTGTCCCGGGGCGTCCAGCAGGACGTCTTCGTCGAGGGGCAAGTCGGCGCCGACCCAGGAGTAGTGGCGCACCACGCGCGGGAACGTCACAAGGGGCCGGAGGAAGTGCATGGCACTGCATTCAAGGCCATACGAACCCCCGCGTTCCAGACTCCTACGGTGACGATCCGATATCCGAAGCGGGGTCCGGTCCATCCAGTCACAGAATGGTTTCAGCAGGAGGGACGGGCGGGGGCAAATCCGTTCTCACCGGTCACCCGGTCGGCGTCCGGGTGGCGTGACCGCCGCCACACCCGGTTCGTTGAACCGGACGCGGCGACCGGATGCAGGGGACAGCTTCCCGGTCCCGGCAGGGACGCGGCCGGCTCCGGGGACGCCCGGACCGGCCGCCCCCACGCCACCGCCCGGGCGCCGCCGCCCGGGTCGCACCCGCCCGCGTACGCACCGCCCAACGGCTCCGTACGCGCACCCGCCTCAGCGGAACCGCAGCGCTTTCAGCGCCCGCAGCCCGCGGCTCATGAAGGCCGCGTAGCTCTTGTCGTCGTCGTACCGCAGCGGCCCCAGCGCGAACGGCGCCAGCGGTACCACCCGCTGCTGCGCCACCGTCTGCGACTCCGTGTACTTCAGGATCCCCTCCGCGCCGTGCCGCCGGCCGACCCCGGAGTCCTTCATCCCGCCCATGGGCGCCTGCACGCTGCCGTACGCGGCCCCGTACGCCTCGTTGACGTTCACCGTGCCCGACTGGATCCTGGCCGCGATCCGGCCGCCCCGGCGGCCGTCCTTCGTCCACACGCTCGCGTTCAGCCCGTACGGCGTCGCGTTGGCGCGCGCGACGGCGTCGTCCTCGTCGCGGAAGCGGTAGACCGAGACGACGGGCCCGAAGGTCTCCTCGTCGCAGACGGTCATGCCGGGCTCGACGCCGTCGAGGATCGTCGGCTCGTAGAAGTACGGGCCCACATCGGGCCGCGCCCGCCCGCCGGCCAGCACCTCGGCGCCCTTGCCGACCGCCTCGTCCACGTGCCGGGTGACGGTCTCCAACTGCTGCTCGCTGACCAGCGAGCCCATGTCGGCGCCGTAGCCGAGGGTGTTGCCCAGCCGCAGGGCCCTGGTCCTGGCGACGAAGCGGGCGAGGAAGGCGTCGGCGACCGACTCGTGCACGTACAGCCGCTCGACGGAGATGCACAACTGCCCCGCCGACGCGAACGCCGCGCGCACGGCGCCCTCCGCCGCCTTCTCCACGTCGGCGTCGGCGAGCACCAGCATGGGGTTCTTGCCGCCCAGCTCCAGCGAGGCGCCGACGAGCCGGGCCGCGGCGCCCTGGGCGACCTCGCGTCCGGTGCGGGTGGAGCCGGTGAAGGAGACGTAGTCGGCGTGCCGGACGATCTCGGGGCCGACGACGGGCCCCGGGCCGATCACGACCTGCCACACCTCCTCGGGCAGCCCGGCCTCGACCAGCTTCCGGCGTGCCCACAGGGCGGTCAGCGGGGTCTTGGAGTCGGGCTTCATGACGAGCGCGTTGCCCGCGACGAGGGCGGGCAGGGCGTCGCCGACGGAGAGTTCGAGCGGGTAGTTCCAGGGCGCGATCTGGCCGACGACGCCGCGTGGGTGGCGCAGTTCCGTGACCTTGGTCAGCGTCGGCAGCGCGCCGGTGTGGCGCTTGGGGCCGAGGTAGGCGGGGGCCCTGCGGCCGTAGTGGCGGGCGGCCAGCGTGACGGACTGCACCTCCTCGTGCGCGTGCAGCCGCGCCTTGCCGGTCTCCAACTGCACGAGGTCCAGCACCTCGTCCTGGTGACGCAGCAGCAGGTCGTGGAAGCGCAGCAGCACGGCGGCCCGCTCGCGTACGGGCCTGGCCGCCCAGGCGCGCTGCGCGGCGCGGGCCCGCTCGAACGCGGCCTCCACGTCCGCGGGCCCCGCCTCCGGCACCTCGGCCAGCACCTCGCCGGTCAGCGGGGACCGGACGGCGACGGTGCCGGCGCCGGCCACGCCGCGGGTCAGGCGCTCGACGAGCGCGGGCGTGACGAACGCGGCGGCGACGGCGACGGCGGTGCGGGCGCCGTCGGAAGCGGAAGCGGTGGGGTTGCCTGCGGCGGTCTCCGTCATAAGGCCGAGGGTAGGACTCCTGCGGCGCCTTTGGATACCTGCCGGTAACCGAATTCCGCCAGCGATTGCTGGCTCATACGTTCGGCGCGGCACCGGCGGGACACGACCGGGGCCCCGGCGCCCGCCGGGGCGTACCGGCGGCCGCCCCCGCCCCCGTCACAGGTCCTGGATGTCGAGCGAGTCGACGACCTCCCGGAAGACCCGCTCGCCGTCCCGCTTGCCCTCGCCCGCGGCCGGCATCTCCACGGTCAGGTGCCAGCCGATGTTGTCGTCGTTGACGTAGAAGAACTCCCGGCTGCGCATCTCGGTCTCGGTCTCGTACCCCTCGTCGCGGGTCCACGTCGTGACCATCTCGGCGGCGTCCTTGCCCCGGTACTCGAACTCCTTGATCGACCCGTCGACGTCGGAACTCAGCTCGGTGCACTCGATGTTGTCGCCCTTGTCGCACGCCAGCGTCTGGTTGGCCTCGCTCAGCGCGCTGTCCTCGTTGCCGGAGGAGCGGGTGAGCCACAGGCTGGGCATGCCGCCCGGGTCCGTGTACGTGACCGTGCCCTCGTCGACGCTGCGCTTGTAGTCCTCCGGCACCGCCAGCGACGCCTTGAGCTGTTCCGTCTCGTCGTACGTCTTCCAGCCCGCCGGCGCGTCGTCGCCACCGCCGAGCGGGTTCGCCAGCGTCAGCACCAGCACAGCCACCACGGCTATCGCCCCGCCCAACACGGCCAGCTTCCCGCCGCGCCCCTTCGGCAGCGCCGCCGCCAGCTTCCCGCCGCGCCCGCCGCCCGCGCCGTCCTCTCCGCCGCCGGCACCGCCCGCCACCGGGGCGATCATCGTCGGCGCCGGCACCGGCCGGGCCACCGCCTCCAACTGCCGGCGCACCTCGTCCGGCGCCGGCCGCGCCGCCGGGTCCTTGCGCAGCAACTGCATCACGACCATGCCCAGCGCCCCGGAGCCGCGCGCCGGCGCCGCCGGTTCTGCGGAGAGCACGGCCTGGAGCGTCGCCGGAGCGGTCTGCCTGCGGTACGGGGACATGCCCTCCACCGCCGCGTACATCACCACGCCCAGCGACCACAGGTCCGACTCGGGGCCCGGCCGCTGGCCGAGCACCCGCTCCGGCGCGATGTACTCCGGCGACCCGACGAACGCGCCGGTCTCCGTCAGCCCCTGCTCCCCCTCGATCTGCGCGATGCCGAAGTCGGTGAGCACGACGCGGTCGTGCCGGCCGAGCAGCACGTTGTCGGGCTTGACGTCGCGGTGCAGGATCCCCGCCTCGTGCGCGGCGGTCAGCGCGCCGAGCACGGCGCCGCCGATGCGCGCCACCTCGCGCGGGTCGAGGGTGCCCTCGGTGAGCTGGTCGCCGAGGGAGCGGCCGCGGACCAGCTCCATCACGATCCAGGGCCTGCCGTCCTCCACCACCACGTCGTGCACGGTGACGACGGAGGGGTGGTCGATCCGGGCGGCGGCGCGGGCCTCGCGCTGCATCCGCTCGTACGCCGTCTGCCGCATCCGCTCGTCGAGATCGGCGGGCAGCCGGGGCTCCTTCACGGCGACGTCGCGGTCGACGACCTCGTCGTGGGCCCGCCAGACGGTGCCCATGCCGCCGACGCCGAGGCGGGCGGCGAGGCGGTAGCGCCCGCCGATCAGCCGGCCCACCGCGGGATCGCCGACGACCTGCGTGGCCGCGGGCCCCTGCGCGATGCCGTCGGCGTTCTGCTGCGGTGGCCGCAGGCCGTAGCTCGTCGGCTCGTCCCCCACCTTGTCCCCCTCGTCCGTCATGGCACCATCAATAGCGCACTACCGCGCGGTCGCTCCCCCGGATATCAACTCTGTAGAAAACGTGCGACATCGGCGGCCTCCGCCGTGACATCCGCCGCAACCCGGTCGGGGCCCTCGGCGAACATGCTGACCTGCACGGTTCCCTTCCGCAGGCGGGTCCATGTGCCGGCCGCGCGGCCATTCACGGTAACAGCGGCGCGAATCTGGCCGCCGCCGGGGCGGACGGCGCGGACGAAGTCCCGGGGGATGGCGGCGTCGCGGTCGCGCCAGCCGAGCCAGTAGTCGTCGTAGGCGGGGAGGAGGCGCACGTCGGGGGGCGGGCCCGAATCGTCTTTGCCCGGCACGTCCCTGCGCTGGTCGTCCTTGGTCTGCTCGTCCGTTCCCGGCTCGTCCGTTCCCGGCTCGTCCGGCCATACGCGGCGGGCCGTGCCCGGCGGCAGGCCCGACCAGGCGGCGAAGTCGCCCGGGGCGGCGGGTCCGTGGCCGCGGAGGTAGCGCCGGACCAGCTCGCGCACCGCGGCGTCGCCGGCCGGCTGCGGGCCTGCCGGGGGCGGCAGCCAGTCGCGCAGCGCGACGTACGTGGGCTCCCCCGCCCGCAGCGGCCCGTGGCAGACCAGCCCCGCGAGCGCCGCCCTGCGGATGACGTGGAACGGCGCCTGCCCGTCGGGCTGGACGCCGACGCGCGCCAGCCGCTCGGCCAACTCGGGGCGGGTGAGCGGCCCGTGCGCCGCGACCGCGTCCACGACGACGCGCTCCGCGCGCTCGTACACGCCCTCGTCCAGACCGAGGTCGCGGTAGCGCCGGGCGGCGCGGGAGACGAGGCGGGGGCCGTAGAGGGCGAGCAGCCAGTGCACGTCCGCCGCGGGTACCAGGTGCAGCGTGCCGCGCATGAACCAGCCGCGGACCAGGGTCCGCCGCTCCTCCAGCGCCTCGCGCACGGCGGTGCGGGTGAGCCCGTACGCGCGCGCCCGCAGCCCGAGTGCCGCGGCCTCCAGGTCCTGCGCCTGCACGGCGAAGACGCGCGCCACGACCTCCTCGGCGCCGGCGCACCGGACGCCCCCGGCGACGCACTGCGCCCGCGCCCGCGCGCGGAGCACGGCGGAATCCGTCACCGCGCCGTCTTCCGTCACCGCTCCGCCCACCGTCCCCGTACCGCAAACGCCAGCGCGCCCGCCGCCAGCACCCCCGCGCCCGCCGCCACCGACACCGGCGGCAGCGAGAACGCCAGCACCACGCACCCCGCAAGTCCCACCGCAGGCACCACGCGCGGCGGGCGGCCCTCCTCCGGGGTGAGCGTCCACGCCGAGGCGTTGGCCACGGCGTAGTACAGCAGCACCCCGAACGAGGAGAACCCGATCGCCCCGCGCACGTCCACTGTCGCAGCCACCACTGACACCACCGCGCCGACCGCCAGCTCCGCCCGGTGCGGCACCCGGAACCGCTCGTGCACCGCCGCGAGACCGTGCGGCAGATGGCGGTCCCTGGCCATCGCCAGCGTCGTACGGGAGATCCCGAGGATCAGCGCCAGCAGCGACCCCAGCGCCGCCACCGCCGCCCCGACCCGCACCACCGGCTCCAGCCACCCCGCGCCCGCCGCCGACGCCGCGTCCGACAGCGGCGCCGTCGCGTGCGCGAGACCGCCGGCGCCGAGGACGGCGAGGACGGCCACCGCCACCGCCGCGTACGCGACGAGCGTGATGCCCAGCGCCACCGGCACCGCGCGCGGGATGGTGCGCTCCGGGTCGCGTACCTCCTCGCCGAGCGTGGCGATGCGCGCGTATCCGGCGAACGCGAAGAACAGCAGCCCCGCCGCCTCCAGCACCCCCCGCACCGAGGTGTCCCCGCCCGGCCGCAGCCGGTCCGCCTCGGCGGCGCCGCTGGTCAGCGCCGCCACGACGACGGCGGCCAGCACCGCGAGCACGGCCGCGACGATCACCCGGGTGAGGAGCGCGGACTTCTGCACCCCGCGGTAGTTGACGGCCGTCAGCGCCACGACGGCGGCCACCGCGACGACGTGCTTCTGCTCCGGCCAGGCGTACGCGCCGATCGTCAGCGCCATCGCCGCGCACGACGCGGTCTTGCCGACGACGAACGCCCACCCGGCGAGGTAGCCCCAGAAGGGGCCGAGGCGCTCGCGGCCGTAGACGTAGGTGCCGCCGGAGGCGGGGTAGCGGGCGGCGAGGCGGGCGGAGGAGGTGGCGTTGCAGTACGCGACGACGGCGGCGGCGCCGAGCCCGATGAGCAACCCGGAGCCGGCGGCGCGGGCGGCGGGCGCGAGGGCGGCGAAGATCCCGGCGCCGAGCATGGCGCCGAGGCCGACGAGCACGGCGTCGCCGACGCCTAGACGGCGGACGAGAGGGGTGGCCTGGTCGGACATGGGCGGGAGGGTAGCGGAGGGAGGTGACGGGAAGGGGGCGCGCGGGATCACGTGGGGGGCGTGTGGCGCGTACGGGACGGAAGGGGCGGGCCCGGCTACGGAACCCGCCGCCTCCTCATGCGGTGGGCCGGTAGCTCTCCGCCGCGATCCGGTGGAACCGCTCCACCTCGTCGTTCTTGCCGTCCGGGCCGATCAGCAGCACCACGTGGTAGCTGTCGTCCCAGATCATCGCCAGGTTGCGCGCGTGCACCTGGCGCCCGCTGCCGTCCGTCCAGTCGAACTCGCCCTCCGCCATGACCCGCTGGCCGACCTCGATCCGCCGCAGCCCGTCGGCCTGTGCCCACGCGGAGTCGCGGTACTCGTCCAGCTCCGGCTCGCTCTGCTGCTGGTACGCCATCGGGTCGCTGCCGAACTCGCCGACGCCGTCGCGGCCGGGGACGACGAGCAGTTCGTACTCCCCGCCGACGTAGCTGACCTGGCCGTCGCTCCCGGCGGTCCGCTGCCAGTCGTCGCGGACGGCGACCTCGAAGCCCGCCGGGTCCTCGCGGAGCACGAAGCCGTCGGGCAGTTCCGAACCCGCGCCGCTGCCCTGCCCGCCGTTCTTCGGCTTGTCGGGGTCGTCCCCGGACTCCTTCGGCTGCCCGCGCTCCCCGGCTTCGTTCGGATCGCCGGCGTCCTCGGGCGGTGCCGCCGTGTCACCGGGCTCGTCCTCGCGGCCGGCGCCGACGACGCTGCGCTGGTCGCGACCCGCCTCTTCGGTCCCGGGCATGAACATCGCCGCGTATGCGATGGCGCCCGCCATGGCGACGAAGATCAGCGCAATGAGCGTACGGCCGAGGCTGCGCGGCCCGCGCGGGCCGCGCCGCGCCCGGCGTTTGTGCCGCCGCCGCACCGGCACCGGCGACTTGTTCGCGCGCCGCCTGCGCATCAGCTCGCCGCGCCTGCGCAGTATCGGCAGCCGCCGCGGATCGCCGCCGCGGCCGGTGCCGTGCTGCGGCACGGTGACCGTGCGGCTGCCGATGCCGGGCTCGGGCGCGGTCCTGATCAGGGACCGCAGCCAGCCGCGCAGCTCCTCGAAGTCCGGCCGCTCCGTGGGGTCCTGGCGCAGCAGCGACTCCACGACGGGGCGCAGGGCCCCGCACTCCTCC from Streptomyces sp. CMB-StM0423 includes the following:
- a CDS encoding APC family permease: MSDQATPLVRRLGVGDAVLVGLGAMLGAGIFAALAPAARAAGSGLLIGLGAAAVVAYCNATSSARLAARYPASGGTYVYGRERLGPFWGYLAGWAFVVGKTASCAAMALTIGAYAWPEQKHVVAVAAVVALTAVNYRGVQKSALLTRVIVAAVLAVLAAVVVAALTSGAAEADRLRPGGDTSVRGVLEAAGLLFFAFAGYARIATLGEEVRDPERTIPRAVPVALGITLVAYAAVAVAVLAVLGAGGLAHATAPLSDAASAAGAGWLEPVVRVGAAVAALGSLLALILGISRTTLAMARDRHLPHGLAAVHERFRVPHRAELAVGAVVSVVAATVDVRGAIGFSSFGVLLYYAVANASAWTLTPEEGRPPRVVPAVGLAGCVVLAFSLPPVSVAAGAGVLAAGALAFAVRGRWAER
- a CDS encoding inositol monophosphatase family protein, encoding MTDLADLLKVADGAVELAKSIIVSRDPGEITAKGDRDMASAVDFAVEASVREYLAGLTPDIAFLGEEEGKSPKAGRFMWALDPVDGTANFVRGIPLCCVSLGLFDGKRCVLGVVDLPFMGARYHAVEGGGAYCGSRRIHASGTSDVSAAIVSIGDYAVGPDARVRNEQRLAITERLAGRVQRVRMWGTAALDLVWVAEGKTDASVILSNNPWDTSAGVVIAREAGARVVSASGSAHDIDSGETIAVAPELLPQIISLVQEQ
- a CDS encoding winged helix DNA-binding domain-containing protein; protein product: MTDSAVLRARARAQCVAGGVRCAGAEEVVARVFAVQAQDLEAAALGLRARAYGLTRTAVREALEERRTLVRGWFMRGTLHLVPAADVHWLLALYGPRLVSRAARRYRDLGLDEGVYERAERVVVDAVAAHGPLTRPELAERLARVGVQPDGQAPFHVIRRAALAGLVCHGPLRAGEPTYVALRDWLPPPAGPQPAGDAAVRELVRRYLRGHGPAAPGDFAAWSGLPPGTARRVWPDEPGTDEPGTDEQTKDDQRRDVPGKDDSGPPPDVRLLPAYDDYWLGWRDRDAAIPRDFVRAVRPGGGQIRAAVTVNGRAAGTWTRLRKGTVQVSMFAEGPDRVAADVTAEAADVARFLQS
- a CDS encoding DUF5919 domain-containing protein; this encodes MGEEVVAIKALVRQRHLSYAGFCQEWEKIAEGIDKRLSGSHPGHAQFYRWLKGDLRSGKPRTDSCRVLETMFPGWTIDELFAPYRVRASDNHRKLPGQGNRHLDLTGVYMSRPQLLSEVPLDEMIENASLVRASGLSLNLLVQHYPDAQIRRLIESGTRFQLLFLDPGSEAMKVREREEGYDIGFLAGLTEINLRIAKERVRSLLETEKRDRVEIGISNETLRFNITLIDDATGVIQPYLPQARGVDSPTFLVERRAHGGELFHAYEQIFTSLWDRATLL
- a CDS encoding succinic semialdehyde dehydrogenase, whose protein sequence is MTETAAGNPTASASDGARTAVAVAAAFVTPALVERLTRGVAGAGTVAVRSPLTGEVLAEVPEAGPADVEAAFERARAAQRAWAARPVRERAAVLLRFHDLLLRHQDEVLDLVQLETGKARLHAHEEVQSVTLAARHYGRRAPAYLGPKRHTGALPTLTKVTELRHPRGVVGQIAPWNYPLELSVGDALPALVAGNALVMKPDSKTPLTALWARRKLVEAGLPEEVWQVVIGPGPVVGPEIVRHADYVSFTGSTRTGREVAQGAAARLVGASLELGGKNPMLVLADADVEKAAEGAVRAAFASAGQLCISVERLYVHESVADAFLARFVARTRALRLGNTLGYGADMGSLVSEQQLETVTRHVDEAVGKGAEVLAGGRARPDVGPYFYEPTILDGVEPGMTVCDEETFGPVVSVYRFRDEDDAVARANATPYGLNASVWTKDGRRGGRIAARIQSGTVNVNEAYGAAYGSVQAPMGGMKDSGVGRRHGAEGILKYTESQTVAQQRVVPLAPFALGPLRYDDDKSYAAFMSRGLRALKALRFR
- a CDS encoding serine/threonine-protein kinase; its protein translation is MTDEGDKVGDEPTSYGLRPPQQNADGIAQGPAATQVVGDPAVGRLIGGRYRLAARLGVGGMGTVWRAHDEVVDRDVAVKEPRLPADLDERMRQTAYERMQREARAAARIDHPSVVTVHDVVVEDGRPWIVMELVRGRSLGDQLTEGTLDPREVARIGGAVLGALTAAHEAGILHRDVKPDNVLLGRHDRVVLTDFGIAQIEGEQGLTETGAFVGSPEYIAPERVLGQRPGPESDLWSLGVVMYAAVEGMSPYRRQTAPATLQAVLSAEPAAPARGSGALGMVVMQLLRKDPAARPAPDEVRRQLEAVARPVPAPTMIAPVAGGAGGGEDGAGGGRGGKLAAALPKGRGGKLAVLGGAIAVVAVLVLTLANPLGGGDDAPAGWKTYDETEQLKASLAVPEDYKRSVDEGTVTYTDPGGMPSLWLTRSSGNEDSALSEANQTLACDKGDNIECTELSSDVDGSIKEFEYRGKDAAEMVTTWTRDEGYETETEMRSREFFYVNDDNIGWHLTVEMPAAGEGKRDGERVFREVVDSLDIQDL
- a CDS encoding VOC family protein; its protein translation is MGNPVVHFEVIGRDPAKLRSYYGELFGWEFGVGDAATESVSQPGTYGFVDGSTTDGGINGGIGGGEGYEGRVLFYVGVPDVEAALQKAETLGGTRRMGPEGTPGTLVVGHFTDPEGHLIGVAGTR